A window of the Juglans microcarpa x Juglans regia isolate MS1-56 chromosome 5D, Jm3101_v1.0, whole genome shotgun sequence genome harbors these coding sequences:
- the LOC121264610 gene encoding ERBB-3 BINDING PROTEIN 1: MSDDEREEKELDLTSPEVVTKYKSAAEIVNKALQLVVSECKPKVKIVDICEKADSYIREQAGNMYKNVKKKIERGVAFPTCISVNNTICHFSPLASDETVLEESDMLKIDIGCHIDGFIAVVAHTHVLQEGPVTGRAADVIAAANTAAEVALRLVRPGRKNKDVTDAIQKVAAAYDCKIVEGVLSHQLKQFVIDGNKVVLSVSAPETRVDDAEFEENEVYAIDIVTSTGEGKPKLLDEKQTTIYKRAVDRNYHLKMKASRFIFSEINQKFPIMPFTARALEEKRARLGLVECVNHELLQPYPVLHEKPDDLVAHIKFTVLLMPNGSDRITSHPLQELQPTKTIDDPEIKSWLALGTKTKKKGGGKKKKGKKGDKTEESTEAELMDTATNGAASQE; the protein is encoded by the exons ATGTCGGACGACGAGAGGGAGGAGAAGGAGTTGGATCTTACTTCTCCTGAAGTCGTCACGAAATACAAGAGCGCCGCCGAGATCGTTAACA AGGCTTTGCAGCTAGTTGTATCCGAATGCAAACCTAAGGTCAAGATTGTAGACATTTGCGAGAAGGCTGATTCGTACATCAGaga GCAAGCTGGCAACATGTACAAGAATGTTAAGAAGAAGATCGAGAGGGGCGTTGCTTTCCCAACTTGCATTTCTGTAAACAACACTATCTGTCATTTTTCTCCGCTTGCCAGCGACGAGACTGTGTTGGAAGAGAGTGATATGTTAAAGAT TGATATCGGTTGCCATATAGATGGTTTTATTGCTGTGGTGGCACATACTCATGTTCTTCAGGAAGGTCCAGTTACTGGGAGGGCAGCTGATGTAATTGCTGCTGCTAATACTGCTGCAGAGGTTGCTTTGAGGCTTGTGAGGCCGGGAAGAAAG AACAAAGATGTAACTGATGCTATTCAGAAGGTTGCCGCTGCTTATGACTGCAAAATTGTTGAAGGTGTTCTTAGCCATCAACTGAAGCAGTTTGTTATAGATGGTAACAAGGTTGTACTGAGTGTATCTGCTCCAGAGACCAGAGTTGATGATGCAGAATTTGAGGAGAATGAAGTTTATGCTATTGATATTGTAACAAGCACGGGTGAAGGGAAG CCTAAGCTCTTGGATGAGAAGCAGACAACTATTTATAAGAGAGCTGTTGACAGGAACTACCACTTGAAGATGAAAGCTTCTAGGTTTATTTTCAGTGAAATAAATCAGAAATTTCCTATCATGCCGTTCACTGCTAG GGCTCTGGAGGAGAAGAGAGCTCGGCTGGGTTTGGTGGAATGTGTTAATCATGAACTCTTACAGCCATATCCCGTTCTTCACGAGAAGCCTG atgatttgGTTGCACACATCAAATTCACAGTTCTATTAATGCCAAATGGGTCAGATCGAATTACATCTCATCCTCTGCAGGAGCTGCAGCCCACAAAGACAATAGATGATCCCGAAATCAAGTCCTGGTTAGCCTTGGGCACAAAGACGAAGAAGAAAGGTGgtggaaagaagaagaaag GTAAAAAAGGAGACAAAACTGAGGAGTCAACAGAAGCCGAGCTTATGGATACTGCTACAAATGGTGCTGCTTCCCAAGAATGA
- the LOC121264611 gene encoding mitochondrial succinate-fumarate transporter 1 has protein sequence MNKQDQPQGTPMKTIPPYVKALSGSLGGVVEASCLQPIDVIKTRLQLDRSGTYKGIIHCGTTIVRTEGVRALWKGLTPFATHLTLKYALRMGSNAVLQSAFKDSETGKLSNRGRLLSGFGAGVLEALVIVTPFEVVKIRLQQQRGLSPELLKYKGPLHCARMIIREEGFLGLWAGAAPTVMRNGTNQAAMFTAKNAFDVLLWKKHEGDGKVLLPWQSMISGFLAGTAGPVCTGPFDVVKTRLMAQSKVGGGVKYKGMIHAIRTIYAEEGLRALWKGLLPRLMRIPPGQAIMWTVADQVIGFYEGRYIRRAHL, from the exons ATGAATAAGCAAGATCAACCGCAGGGAACCCCCATGAAAACGATCCCACCTTACGTGAAAGCCTTATCCGGCTCGCTCGGTGGAGTCGTGGAGGCTTCTTGTCTGCAGCCCATTGACGTCATCAAAACCAGGCTACAGCTCGACCGCTCTGGGACCTACAAGGGGATTATCCACTGCGGTACCACGATTGTGCGCACCGAAGGTGTGCGGGCTCTCTGGAAGGGCTTGACCCCGTTCGCCACGCACCTGACCCTCAAGTATGCGCTTCGGATGGGCTCCAATGCTGTGCTCCAGTCCGCGTTTAAGGACTCCGAGACGGGAAAGCTCAGCAACCGTGGGCGGCTACTCTCCGGGTTTGGTGCTGGGGTTCTTGAGGCTCTTGTTATTGTTACGCCATTTGAG GTGGTCAAAATTAGATTGCAGCAACAGAGAGGTTTGAGTCCCGAGCTTCTGAAGTATAAGGGTCCTTTGCACTGTGCTCGCATGATCATCCGAGAAGAAGGGTTCCTTGGGCTCTGGGCAGGTGCTGCTCCGACTGTCATGCGAAATGGGACTAACCAGGCTGCCATGTTTACGGCCAAAAATGCATTTGATGTACTCTTGTGGAAAAAACATGAAGGTGATGGGAAAGTCCTCCTACCATGGCAGTCTATGATATCGGGATTTCTTGCGGGTACTGCAGGTCCTGTCTGCACCGGACCATTTGATGTTGTGAAAACAAGGCTGATGGCCCAGAGCAAGGTTGGGGGTGGGGTGAAGTACAAAGGTATGATCCATGCCATCAGAACCATATATGCAGAGGAAGGGCTTCGTGCGTTGTGGAAAGGACTTTTGCCCCGGCTCATGAGGATTCCTCCTGGCCAGGCTATAATGTGGACTGTGGCTGACCAAGTGATTGGTTTTTATGAGGGTAGATATATCCGCAGAGCACATTTGTAG